A region of Colletotrichum higginsianum IMI 349063 chromosome 10, whole genome shotgun sequence DNA encodes the following proteins:
- a CDS encoding Fungal specific transcription factor domain-containing protein, whose protein sequence is MGDEEDRRQDALPNDTASGRRRPAKRKRVALACETCRDRKIRCDGGKPVCRQCARRRDVPINCTYSVISSSAKQLSEQEYIASLQRQIQDLNQVIRSLGGGSTHPRDGESPARGVPPLPSNQPSASAFGHDIQRRPELPGIVSSPTRTRQHGGSGGGGGGGGEKTDVPSCPLPEEGPSLVNAMGASISLRSPVASTLQEEFYGQSSVHSLLQQVPNPAGQRAIANANNNSTNNTNNNTMARPGLPGPRQRLPYPSVELVDSLLQPQYALPPRRLADNLLDLYFDNVYIFYPWVHVPTFRSRYDALWTLDGQQEDSPEDATDVGLGGHKCPLPVFYCALNAMFALGCEFSQSPEKQSASVTFYGRLRELLRDEILDHSSISHVQVLLLVSHYLLTTRYPNRCYNMIGMASRMAVGLGLHLEKAGSVPSTIATQVRRRLWHGCFQMEMFVSMTLGRPPGIMVNDDVPLPDAIDDDCLQGSNPGQPAHLVSELLFNVENIKLTKILGMILRRVYHPPPHDAPSRPDPSSNVSTLFHLDSLLQECRNAVPAPLDWDRRPDTPLSGRSHVLRRQANVLQARCAVLASVQPVWVRLPFYHDPRLLHLRVLLYRPSFTAFCAAARPVPSRREADQTYPPVLDDTLPAESELAESFRAQCAAICVKNACELVSSVVRATAEAATGAWWFSLFYLVTSGVIIILAECTQLQKKVFDEEMLARAWEQCNSTLRYFSSSHARAREYLQSLQVLRDRAVLTYGNPPGDLVSGAAPVQPRDEQHVGPVEVEAQPQETNSAYEEGVQIYTDAACGTGFFEHDWGVPFLFEDWVAEGTGGSFLPPNGLRDDGTVDFTARGP, encoded by the exons ATgggggacgaagaagacCGCCGCCAAGACGCCCTCCCCAACGACACGGCCagcggacgacgacggcctgcaAAGCGGAAACGGGTGGCGCTGGCTTGCGAGACCTGCCGGGATCGCAAGATACGCTGCGATGGAGGGAAACCCGTGTGCCGCCAGTGCGCCAGACGCCGTGACGTCCCTATAAACTGCACCTATTCCGTCATCTCCAGCAGCGCCAAGCAGCTCAGCGAGCAGGA GTACATTGCTTCCCTCCAACGTCAGATCCAAGATCTAAACCAGGTCATCCGCTCGCTCGGTGGTGGCTCAACACATCCACGCGATGGTGAATCACCAGCCCGGGGcgtgccgccgctgcccagTAACCAGCCGTCCGCCTCCGCGTTCGGCCATGACATCCAACGTCGACCCGAGCTGCCCGGCATCGTGTCTTCTCCCACAAGAACGAGACAGCACGGtggaagcggcggcggcggcggcggcggtggtgagAAGACCGATGTGCCCTCGTGTCCCCTCCCCGAAGAAGGCCCTAGCCTGGTTAACGCAATGGGGGCAAGTATTTCATTGCGTAGCCCCGTTGCGTCAACATTGCAAGAGGAGTTCTACGGGCAATCATCGGTGCACTCCTTGCTGCAGCAGGTCCCAAACCCTGCAGGCCAGCGAGCCATTGCCAATGCCAATAACAACagcaccaacaacaccaacaacaacaccatgGCCAGGCCTGGGCTGCCTGGCCCACGACAGCGACTTCCATATCCCTCG gtcgagcttgtcgactCGTTGCTCCAACCCCAGTACGCATTGCCTCCGCGGCGGCTGGCGGACAATCTCCTTGACCTCTACTTTGACAATGTCTACATCTTCTACCCGTGGGTGCATGTGCCGACTTTCCGCTCCCGTTACGATGCGCTGTGGACGCTGGATGGGCAGCAAGAGGATTCGCCCGAGGATGCCACCGACGTCGGTCTGGGAGGCCACAAGTGTCCGCTTCCCGTCTTCTACTGTGCGCTCAATGCCATGTTCGCCCTGGGCTGCGAGTTTTCCCAGTCTCCTGAAAAGCAGTCTGCTTCTGTCACCTTCTACGGGCGGCTGAGGGAGCTGTTGCGGGACGAGATACTCGATCACAGCAGCATCTCTCACGTGCAAGTCCTGCTTCTCGTCAGTCACTATCTCCTCACCACGCGGTATCCGAATCGGTGTTACAACATGATCGGCATGGCCTCCCGCATGGCCGTGGGCCTGGGACTGCACCTAGAGAAGGCCGGCTCGGTTCCCTCCACTATAGCGACTCaggtccgccgccgcctctggCACGGCTGTTTCCAGATGGAAAT GTTCGTGAGCATGACGCTGGGCCGGCCACCCGGCATCATGGTCAACGACGATGTTCCTCTGCCAGACGCCATTGACGACGATTGCCTCCAAGGGAGTAACCCTGGACAGCCCGCACACCTTGTGTCTGAACTTCTCTTCAACGTAGAGAACATCAAGCTCACAAAGATACTTGGCATGATCCTGCGGCGTGTTTACCATCCGCCACCCCACGATGCCCCGTCGCGGCCCGACCCCTCCTCCAACGTGAGCACTCTATTCCACCTCGACTCGTTGCTGCAAGAGTGCAGAAACGCGGTTCCCGCCCCGCTAGACTGGGACCGTCGCCCAGACACGCCGCTGTCTGGTAGATCTCACGTCTTGCGCCGCCAAGCAAATGTCCTTCAAGCCAGGTGCGCCGTCCTCGCGTCTGTTCAGCCCGTTTGGGTCCGCTTACCCTTTTATCATGACCCTAGGTTGCTTCATCTGCGAGTCTTGCTGTATCGGCCAAGCTTCACGGCATTCTGCGCTGCAGCTCGCCCCGTGCCCAGCCGCCGCGAGGCCGACCAGACGTATCCTCCCGTCTTGGACGACACCCTGCCTGCGGAGAgcgagctggccgagtcGTTCCGTGCGCAGTGCGCCGCCATCTGTGTCAAGAACGCCTGTGAGCTGGTCAGCTCGGTGGTGAGGGCCACGGCGGAGGCCGCCACGGGAGCGTGGTGGTTCAGCCTGTTTT ATCTTGTCACCAGCGGAGTCATCATCATACTGGCCGAGTGCACGCAGCTTCAGAAGAAGGTGTTCGACGAGGAAATGCTCGCGAGGGCCTGGGAGCAATGCAACAGTACCCTTCGATACTTCAGCTCGAGCCACGCGCGGGCACGCGAGTACCTACAGTCTCTCCAAGTGCTACGCGATCGAGCTGTTTTGACCTACGGAAACCCTCCCGGCGACCTGGTCTCGGGTGCGGCCCCTGTGCAGCCCAGAGACGAACAGCACGTCGGCCCTGTAGAGGTTGAGGCTCAACCCCAGGAGACCAACAGCGCGTATGAGGAGGGCGTTCAGATATACACCGATGCTGCCTGCGGTACCGGCTTCTTCGAGCATGATTGGGGCGTGCCCTTCTTGTTCGAGGATTGGGTAGCTGAAGGCACCGGCGGTTCCTTTCTGCCGCCCAACGGGCTACGAGACGATGGCACCGTTGACTTCACGGCCAGAGGACCATAG